One genomic window of Pelmatolapia mariae isolate MD_Pm_ZW linkage group LG5, Pm_UMD_F_2, whole genome shotgun sequence includes the following:
- the sp1 gene encoding transcription factor Sp1 isoform X1, whose translation MSNQQQGEMAAVESGGGFSQKRNANSQDSQQPSPLALLAATCSRIDTPGENDSPADQHQQNQQQQLDLNQAVFTSSANSWQVNPLSVQASSGSNTVTTDSSGVMSGGDLNKNRQVLSPAASSQGQQQQQQQPFVVAQAPSMQGQQVLTTISGVMPNIQYQVIPQFQTVDGQTLHFTHAQQESAVPAAAGPGQQFQIVSSPNGQQIITASNRAGAAGNIITMPSLIQGAIPIQNISLGNGLLQNQPQFLANMPVSLNGNITLLPVTAGAAGGDTNGGGEAGGNQLMQQQQQQQPVSSNSESGYMTSASTVTTQTSSSYGVTQKQNSNGAVTGTFQQNMASSLGVPIQPDNRDRGQPQQILIQPQQVIQGGAQLQTIQAGTVAATGGQVFTPTLSQEGLQNLQIMPNTGAILLRTVAPNGQVTWQTIQIQNPTGAQITLAPVQSLPQLGQTQGTAAAGGVPVNTVQIPGIQTINLNSLGGSGLQMHQLPITIASTAGEQPLQTGGESLDENTAMDEEDISPPPQGRRNRREACTCPFCKDGEGRSDPTKKKQHICHITGCGKIYGKTSHLRAHLRWHTGERPFVCNWSYCGKRFTRSDELQRHKRTHTGEKKFACTECPKRFMRSDHLSKHVKTHMNKKPPAVTSSNAATTLSADAASPAAGTEAGTGAVSANDQHTIVTMETLSAESLARLASSGINMMQVDLHQINGNSF comes from the exons ATGAGCA ATCAGCAGCAGGGTGAAATGGCCGCTGTGGAGAGCGGTGGAGGCTTCAGTCAAAAGCGAAACGCAAATTCACAA GACTCACAGCAGCCGTCACCACTCGCCTTGTTGGCAGCCACATGCAGTCGCATTGACACCCCGGGAGAGAACGATTCCCCTGCCGACCAGCACCAACAGAATCAGCAGCAACAACTGGACCTAAACCAGGCTGTTTTTACCTCCAGTGCCAACAGCTGGCAGGTAAACCCTCTCAGTGTTCAAGCATCCTCAGGCTCCAACACAGTCACCACAGATTCCTCAGGAGTGATGTCAGGAGGAGACCTCAACAAGAACAGGCAGGTGCTGTCGCCAGCTGCAAGCTCTCagggtcagcagcagcagcaacaacagcccTTTGTAGTTGCTCAGGCGCCGTCAATGCAGGGTCAGCAGGTCCTTACCACTATATCAGGTGTGATGCCCAACATCCAGTACCAGGTCATTCCACAGTTTCAGACAGTGGATGGCCAGACGCTGCATTTTACACATGCTCAGCAGGAGTCTGCTGTGCCTGCTGCAGCAGGACCAGGCCAACAATTTCAGATAGTGTCTTCTCCCAATGGCCAACAGATCATAACTGCGAGTAACCGAGCCGGTGCAGCAGGAAACATCATAACCATGCCCAGTCTCATTCAGGGAGCCATACCCATACAAAACATAAGTTTAGGCAATGGTTTGTTACAAAACCAGCCCCAGTTCCTGGCAAATATGCCTGTGTCTCTTAATGGAAACATCACTTTGTTACCCGTCACTGCTGGTGCTGCAGGGGGGGATACCAATGGTGGAGGAGAAGCAGGGGGAAACCAActcatgcagcagcagcagcaacaacagccaGTGTCTTCCAACAGCGAGTCCGGCTACATGACCAGTGCTTCCACTGTCACTACACAGACCTCCTCTTCTTATGGAGTTACCCAAAAGCAGAACAGCAATGGAGCTGTGACAGGGACTTTTCAGCAAAACATGGCCTCTTCTCTGGGTGTCCCAATACAGCCAGACAACAGAGACAGGGGGCAGCCACAGCAAATCCTCATCCAGCCTCAGCAGGTTATCCAAGGTGGAGCGCAACTCCAAACCATCCAGGCCGGTACTGTTGCAGCCACAGGCGGTCAAGTGTTTACTCCAACACTCAGCCAGGAAGGGCTTCAAAATCTTCAAATCATGCCAAACACAGGGGCTATCCTGCTGCGCACCGTAGCCCCCAACGGCCAGGTGACCTGGCAGACCATTCAGATCCAGAATCCAACAGGAGCGCAGATCACGCTGGCACCCGTGCAGTCCCTTCCCCAGCTCGGCCAGACTCAGGGAACAGCTGCAGCTGGAGGAGTACCTGTCAACACCGTGCAGATCCCAGGGATCCAGACCATAAATCTTAACAGCCTCGGGGGGTCCGGGCTGCAGATGCACCAGCTGCCCATCACCATCGCCAGCACAGCAG GAGAGCAGCCGTTACAGACGGGTGGAGAAAGTTTGGATGAAAATACAGCTATGGATGAAGAGGATATAAGCCCACCACCTCAAGGGCGACGTAACCGCAGGGAAGCATGTACCTGCcccttctgcaaggatggagaAGGACG CAGTGATCCGACTAAAAAGAAGCAGCACATATGTCACATCACTGGCTGCGGGAAGATCTACGGCAAGACATCCCACCTCAGAGCCCACCTTCGCTGGCACACGGGAGAGCGTCCCTTTGTTTGTAACTGGTCTTACTGCGGCAAACGGTTTACCCGTTCAGATGAGCTTCAGCGCCATAAGAGGACACACACAG GTGAGAAAAAGTTTGCGTGCACAGAATGTCCCAAACGCTTCATGCGCAGCGACCACCTCTCAAAGCACGTCAAGACCCATATGAACAAGAAACCGCCGGCTGTTACCAGCAGCAACGCCGCCACCACACTCTCAGCTGACGCTGCTTCCCCTGCAGCAGGAACAGAAGCCGGCACCGGAGCGGTTTCAGCAAATGACCAGCACACCATCGTTACCATGGAAACCTTATCTGCAGAGAGCTTGGCTCGATTAGCCAGCAGTGGTATTAACATGATGCAGGTGGACCTTCACCAAATAAATGGCAATAGTTTCTAA
- the sp1 gene encoding transcription factor Sp1 isoform X2, giving the protein MSNQQQGEMAAVESGGGFSQKRNANSQDSQQPSPLALLAATCSRIDTPGENDSPADQHQQNQQQQLDLNQAVFTSSANSWQVNPLSVQASSGSNTVTTDSSGVMSGGDLNKNRQVLSPAASSQGQQQQQQQPFVVAQAPSMQGQQVLTTISGVMPNIQYQVIPQFQTVDGQTLHFTHAQQESAVPAAAGPGQQFQIVSSPNGQQIITASNRAGAAGNIITMPSLIQGAIPIQNISLGNGLLQNQPQFLANMPVSLNGNITLLPVTAGAAGGDTNGGGEAGGNQLMQQQQQQQPVSSNSESGYMTSASTVTTQTSSSYGVTQKQNSNGAVTGTFQQNMASSLGVPIQPDNRDRGQPQQILIQPQQVIQGGAQLQTIQAGTVAATGGQVFTPTLSQEGLQNLQIMPNTGAILLRTVAPNGQVTWQTIQIQNPTGAQITLAPVQSLPQLGQTQGTAAAGGVPVNTVQIPGIQTINLNSLGGSGLQMHQLPITIASTAGEQPLQTGGESLDENTAMDEEDISPPPQGRRNRREACTCPFCKDGEGRDPTKKKQHICHITGCGKIYGKTSHLRAHLRWHTGERPFVCNWSYCGKRFTRSDELQRHKRTHTGEKKFACTECPKRFMRSDHLSKHVKTHMNKKPPAVTSSNAATTLSADAASPAAGTEAGTGAVSANDQHTIVTMETLSAESLARLASSGINMMQVDLHQINGNSF; this is encoded by the exons ATGAGCA ATCAGCAGCAGGGTGAAATGGCCGCTGTGGAGAGCGGTGGAGGCTTCAGTCAAAAGCGAAACGCAAATTCACAA GACTCACAGCAGCCGTCACCACTCGCCTTGTTGGCAGCCACATGCAGTCGCATTGACACCCCGGGAGAGAACGATTCCCCTGCCGACCAGCACCAACAGAATCAGCAGCAACAACTGGACCTAAACCAGGCTGTTTTTACCTCCAGTGCCAACAGCTGGCAGGTAAACCCTCTCAGTGTTCAAGCATCCTCAGGCTCCAACACAGTCACCACAGATTCCTCAGGAGTGATGTCAGGAGGAGACCTCAACAAGAACAGGCAGGTGCTGTCGCCAGCTGCAAGCTCTCagggtcagcagcagcagcaacaacagcccTTTGTAGTTGCTCAGGCGCCGTCAATGCAGGGTCAGCAGGTCCTTACCACTATATCAGGTGTGATGCCCAACATCCAGTACCAGGTCATTCCACAGTTTCAGACAGTGGATGGCCAGACGCTGCATTTTACACATGCTCAGCAGGAGTCTGCTGTGCCTGCTGCAGCAGGACCAGGCCAACAATTTCAGATAGTGTCTTCTCCCAATGGCCAACAGATCATAACTGCGAGTAACCGAGCCGGTGCAGCAGGAAACATCATAACCATGCCCAGTCTCATTCAGGGAGCCATACCCATACAAAACATAAGTTTAGGCAATGGTTTGTTACAAAACCAGCCCCAGTTCCTGGCAAATATGCCTGTGTCTCTTAATGGAAACATCACTTTGTTACCCGTCACTGCTGGTGCTGCAGGGGGGGATACCAATGGTGGAGGAGAAGCAGGGGGAAACCAActcatgcagcagcagcagcaacaacagccaGTGTCTTCCAACAGCGAGTCCGGCTACATGACCAGTGCTTCCACTGTCACTACACAGACCTCCTCTTCTTATGGAGTTACCCAAAAGCAGAACAGCAATGGAGCTGTGACAGGGACTTTTCAGCAAAACATGGCCTCTTCTCTGGGTGTCCCAATACAGCCAGACAACAGAGACAGGGGGCAGCCACAGCAAATCCTCATCCAGCCTCAGCAGGTTATCCAAGGTGGAGCGCAACTCCAAACCATCCAGGCCGGTACTGTTGCAGCCACAGGCGGTCAAGTGTTTACTCCAACACTCAGCCAGGAAGGGCTTCAAAATCTTCAAATCATGCCAAACACAGGGGCTATCCTGCTGCGCACCGTAGCCCCCAACGGCCAGGTGACCTGGCAGACCATTCAGATCCAGAATCCAACAGGAGCGCAGATCACGCTGGCACCCGTGCAGTCCCTTCCCCAGCTCGGCCAGACTCAGGGAACAGCTGCAGCTGGAGGAGTACCTGTCAACACCGTGCAGATCCCAGGGATCCAGACCATAAATCTTAACAGCCTCGGGGGGTCCGGGCTGCAGATGCACCAGCTGCCCATCACCATCGCCAGCACAGCAG GAGAGCAGCCGTTACAGACGGGTGGAGAAAGTTTGGATGAAAATACAGCTATGGATGAAGAGGATATAAGCCCACCACCTCAAGGGCGACGTAACCGCAGGGAAGCATGTACCTGCcccttctgcaaggatggagaAGGACG TGATCCGACTAAAAAGAAGCAGCACATATGTCACATCACTGGCTGCGGGAAGATCTACGGCAAGACATCCCACCTCAGAGCCCACCTTCGCTGGCACACGGGAGAGCGTCCCTTTGTTTGTAACTGGTCTTACTGCGGCAAACGGTTTACCCGTTCAGATGAGCTTCAGCGCCATAAGAGGACACACACAG GTGAGAAAAAGTTTGCGTGCACAGAATGTCCCAAACGCTTCATGCGCAGCGACCACCTCTCAAAGCACGTCAAGACCCATATGAACAAGAAACCGCCGGCTGTTACCAGCAGCAACGCCGCCACCACACTCTCAGCTGACGCTGCTTCCCCTGCAGCAGGAACAGAAGCCGGCACCGGAGCGGTTTCAGCAAATGACCAGCACACCATCGTTACCATGGAAACCTTATCTGCAGAGAGCTTGGCTCGATTAGCCAGCAGTGGTATTAACATGATGCAGGTGGACCTTCACCAAATAAATGGCAATAGTTTCTAA
- the sp1 gene encoding transcription factor Sp1 isoform X3: MAAVESGGGFSQKRNANSQDSQQPSPLALLAATCSRIDTPGENDSPADQHQQNQQQQLDLNQAVFTSSANSWQVNPLSVQASSGSNTVTTDSSGVMSGGDLNKNRQVLSPAASSQGQQQQQQQPFVVAQAPSMQGQQVLTTISGVMPNIQYQVIPQFQTVDGQTLHFTHAQQESAVPAAAGPGQQFQIVSSPNGQQIITASNRAGAAGNIITMPSLIQGAIPIQNISLGNGLLQNQPQFLANMPVSLNGNITLLPVTAGAAGGDTNGGGEAGGNQLMQQQQQQQPVSSNSESGYMTSASTVTTQTSSSYGVTQKQNSNGAVTGTFQQNMASSLGVPIQPDNRDRGQPQQILIQPQQVIQGGAQLQTIQAGTVAATGGQVFTPTLSQEGLQNLQIMPNTGAILLRTVAPNGQVTWQTIQIQNPTGAQITLAPVQSLPQLGQTQGTAAAGGVPVNTVQIPGIQTINLNSLGGSGLQMHQLPITIASTAGEQPLQTGGESLDENTAMDEEDISPPPQGRRNRREACTCPFCKDGEGRSDPTKKKQHICHITGCGKIYGKTSHLRAHLRWHTGERPFVCNWSYCGKRFTRSDELQRHKRTHTGEKKFACTECPKRFMRSDHLSKHVKTHMNKKPPAVTSSNAATTLSADAASPAAGTEAGTGAVSANDQHTIVTMETLSAESLARLASSGINMMQVDLHQINGNSF; the protein is encoded by the exons ATGGCCGCTGTGGAGAGCGGTGGAGGCTTCAGTCAAAAGCGAAACGCAAATTCACAA GACTCACAGCAGCCGTCACCACTCGCCTTGTTGGCAGCCACATGCAGTCGCATTGACACCCCGGGAGAGAACGATTCCCCTGCCGACCAGCACCAACAGAATCAGCAGCAACAACTGGACCTAAACCAGGCTGTTTTTACCTCCAGTGCCAACAGCTGGCAGGTAAACCCTCTCAGTGTTCAAGCATCCTCAGGCTCCAACACAGTCACCACAGATTCCTCAGGAGTGATGTCAGGAGGAGACCTCAACAAGAACAGGCAGGTGCTGTCGCCAGCTGCAAGCTCTCagggtcagcagcagcagcaacaacagcccTTTGTAGTTGCTCAGGCGCCGTCAATGCAGGGTCAGCAGGTCCTTACCACTATATCAGGTGTGATGCCCAACATCCAGTACCAGGTCATTCCACAGTTTCAGACAGTGGATGGCCAGACGCTGCATTTTACACATGCTCAGCAGGAGTCTGCTGTGCCTGCTGCAGCAGGACCAGGCCAACAATTTCAGATAGTGTCTTCTCCCAATGGCCAACAGATCATAACTGCGAGTAACCGAGCCGGTGCAGCAGGAAACATCATAACCATGCCCAGTCTCATTCAGGGAGCCATACCCATACAAAACATAAGTTTAGGCAATGGTTTGTTACAAAACCAGCCCCAGTTCCTGGCAAATATGCCTGTGTCTCTTAATGGAAACATCACTTTGTTACCCGTCACTGCTGGTGCTGCAGGGGGGGATACCAATGGTGGAGGAGAAGCAGGGGGAAACCAActcatgcagcagcagcagcaacaacagccaGTGTCTTCCAACAGCGAGTCCGGCTACATGACCAGTGCTTCCACTGTCACTACACAGACCTCCTCTTCTTATGGAGTTACCCAAAAGCAGAACAGCAATGGAGCTGTGACAGGGACTTTTCAGCAAAACATGGCCTCTTCTCTGGGTGTCCCAATACAGCCAGACAACAGAGACAGGGGGCAGCCACAGCAAATCCTCATCCAGCCTCAGCAGGTTATCCAAGGTGGAGCGCAACTCCAAACCATCCAGGCCGGTACTGTTGCAGCCACAGGCGGTCAAGTGTTTACTCCAACACTCAGCCAGGAAGGGCTTCAAAATCTTCAAATCATGCCAAACACAGGGGCTATCCTGCTGCGCACCGTAGCCCCCAACGGCCAGGTGACCTGGCAGACCATTCAGATCCAGAATCCAACAGGAGCGCAGATCACGCTGGCACCCGTGCAGTCCCTTCCCCAGCTCGGCCAGACTCAGGGAACAGCTGCAGCTGGAGGAGTACCTGTCAACACCGTGCAGATCCCAGGGATCCAGACCATAAATCTTAACAGCCTCGGGGGGTCCGGGCTGCAGATGCACCAGCTGCCCATCACCATCGCCAGCACAGCAG GAGAGCAGCCGTTACAGACGGGTGGAGAAAGTTTGGATGAAAATACAGCTATGGATGAAGAGGATATAAGCCCACCACCTCAAGGGCGACGTAACCGCAGGGAAGCATGTACCTGCcccttctgcaaggatggagaAGGACG CAGTGATCCGACTAAAAAGAAGCAGCACATATGTCACATCACTGGCTGCGGGAAGATCTACGGCAAGACATCCCACCTCAGAGCCCACCTTCGCTGGCACACGGGAGAGCGTCCCTTTGTTTGTAACTGGTCTTACTGCGGCAAACGGTTTACCCGTTCAGATGAGCTTCAGCGCCATAAGAGGACACACACAG GTGAGAAAAAGTTTGCGTGCACAGAATGTCCCAAACGCTTCATGCGCAGCGACCACCTCTCAAAGCACGTCAAGACCCATATGAACAAGAAACCGCCGGCTGTTACCAGCAGCAACGCCGCCACCACACTCTCAGCTGACGCTGCTTCCCCTGCAGCAGGAACAGAAGCCGGCACCGGAGCGGTTTCAGCAAATGACCAGCACACCATCGTTACCATGGAAACCTTATCTGCAGAGAGCTTGGCTCGATTAGCCAGCAGTGGTATTAACATGATGCAGGTGGACCTTCACCAAATAAATGGCAATAGTTTCTAA